The following are from one region of the Chiloscyllium punctatum isolate Juve2018m chromosome 46, sChiPun1.3, whole genome shotgun sequence genome:
- the LOC140468237 gene encoding transmembrane emp24 domain-containing protein 1-like, translated as MELVCGEWRLFFLFLVLVNPIELVSFSQPSDSEFTFVLLPGREECFYQHAENNSSMELEYQVIGGAGLDVDFTVFSPVGEILVKESRKSDGVHMIEPTIIGDYKICFDNSFSTISEKLVFFEVIFDDAEEDWSEIVEPEELLDIKIDDIKESIGNMNTKLTKSVQIQAILRAFEARDRNLQESNLGRVNFWSAVNLGVMLVVSIVQVYMVKHLFDDRRKIQT; from the exons ATGGAGCTGGTTTGTGGGGAATGGAGGTTATTTTTTCTGTTTCTGGTGTTGGTAAATCCTATCGAGCTAGTGTCTTTCAGCCAGCCTTCGGACTCTGAGTTTACTTTTGTGTTGCTGCCGGGCAGAGAGGAATGTTTTTACCAACATGCCGAAAACAACAGCAGCATGGAACTGGAATACCAG GTTATTGGAGGTGCTGGATTGGATGTTGATTTTACTGTGTTTAGTCCTGTTGGTGAAATTCTGGTCAAGGAATCAAGGAAATCTGATGGTGTCCATAT GATCGAGCCTACAATTATCGGTGATTACAAAATCTGCTTTGACAATTCTTTTAGTACAATTTCTGAGAAGCTGGTCTTCTTTGAAGTGATTTTTGACGATGCTGAGGAGGACTGGTCAGAGATTGTGGAACCAGAAGAGCTGTTGGATATTAAAATAGATGATATCAAG GAGTCGATTGGAAACATGAACACAAAGCTGACAAAAAGTGTGCAGATTCAGGCCATTCTCCGAGCCTTCGAGGCACGGGATCGCAACCTGCAAGAGAGCAACTTGGGTAGAGTCAATTTCTGGTCAGCTGTCAATCTCGGAGTGATGTTGGTGGTATCAATTGTCCAAGTCTACATGGTGAAACATCTCTTTGATGACCGCAGAAAAATTCAAACCTAA